A single genomic interval of Camelina sativa cultivar DH55 chromosome 11, Cs, whole genome shotgun sequence harbors:
- the LOC104722383 gene encoding uncharacterized protein LOC104722383 has protein sequence MIASFSRFQISIPDLIPSSPRFLRPSQLQFRFGLRLRFPARSKSPDQMEWMNRLGIGCFAANRSKRELKTVDSGGEDFFDAAAMESAEKPDHLVVMVNGIVGSAADWKYAAEQFVKKFPDKVLVHRSESNSATLTFDGVDKMGERLANEVLAVVKNRSGLKKISFVAHSLGGLVARYAIGKLYEQSVEVDSLDSPSKDTSSRGGEIAGLEPMNFITFATPHLGSRGHRQFPILCGLPFLERTASQTAHLAAGRTGKHLFLVDNDDGNPPLLIRMATDCDDLKFISALHVFKRRVAYANVNFDSMVGWRTSSIRRPNELPKPNLLETDPNYPHIVYVENGNVDNGSCRSTSTVVTEQNTDLEEEMIHGLSQLSWERIDVSFHNSKQRYVAHSTIQVSFLKLKSISVNGILLNVFFFFFFFLCVTLVDLFSPFGVVLLTFVDYMK, from the exons ATGATCGCTTCCTTCTCCAGATTCCAAATCTCAATCCCCGATTTGATTCCGTCTTCACCTCGATTTCTTCGGCCTAGTCAACTCCAGTTCCGTTTCGGATTACGCCTTAGATTTCCCGCTCGATCAAAGAGTCCAGATCAAATGGAGTGGATGAACCGCCTTGGTATCGGTTGTTTCGCGGCGAATCGGAGCAAAAGAGAGCTGAAGACGGTTGACAGCGGCGGCGAGGATTTTTTCGATGCGGCTGCTATGGAATCTGCTGAGAAGCCGGATCATTTGGTGGTTATGGTTAACGGAATCGTTGGCAG TGCGGCGGATTGGAAATATGCGGCGGAGCAGTTCGTGAAGAAGTTCCCGGATAAAGTACTTGTTCACC GTAGCGAGAGTAATAGTGCAACGTTGACATTTGATGGTGTTGATAAAATGGGTGAAAGGCTTGCTAATGAG GTTTTGGCTGTTGTTAAGAACAGAAGTGGGCTGAAGAAGATCTCTTTTGTGGCTCATTCTTTAGGAGGTCTTGTTGCAAGATATGCCATTGGGAAGCTGTATGAACAGTCAGTGGAAGTCGACTCTTTGGACTCTCCTTCCAAGGACACGAGCTCGAGAGGAGGCGAAATTGCTGGGTTAGAACCTATGAACTTTATAACTTTCGCAACGCCTCATCTTGGTTCAAGAGGACATAGACAG TTCCCGATTCTTTGTGGCCTTCCGTTTCTTGAAAGAACAGCATCCCAAACTGCACACTTGGCTGCCGGGAGGACTGGAAAACATTTGTTTCTGGTGGACAACGATGATGGAAATCCTCCACTTCTTATCCGAATGGCTACAGATTGTGATGACTTGAAATTCAT ATCAGCTCTACATGTTTTCAAGCGTCGGGTGGCATATGCAAACGTGAATTTCGACT CCATGGTTGGATGGAGGACATCTTCAATTCGCCGTCCAAATGAGCTCCCAAAG CCAAACCTCCTAGAAACTGATCCAAACTATCCACACATTGTATACGTCGAAAATGGAAATGTGGACAATGGTAGTTGTCGGTCAACTTCCACAGTAGTAACAGAGCAAAACACTGATCTCGAAG AGGAAATGATACATGGACTCAGTCAGCTATCTTGGGAAAGAATAGATGTCAGCTTTCACAATAGCAAGCAACGATACGTCGCTCATAGTACCATCCAGGTAAGTTTCTTAAAACTCAAAAGCATTTCTGTTAATGGCATTTtacttaatgtttttttttttttttttttttttttatgtgtaacTCTTGTAGATTTGTTTTCTCCGTTTGGAGTTGTTTTGTTGACTTTTGTCGATTATATGAAGTAG
- the LOC104722381 gene encoding pathogenesis-related protein PR-1-like, with the protein MATTTTSTQTILFAIAILLVAIQAVHADYYRPRLPTVPSPPSYVAKPKPLPTPSPKPILYHPPPTYQPPTGSFEQQFLDPHNTVRSGLGLPPLVWDGKIASYAAWWANQRRYDCSLTHSTGPYGENLFWGSGSDFTPTFAVESWTVEAQSYNHMTNSCEGSGMCGHYTQIVWRETRLLGCARVVCENGAGVFITCNYDPPGNYVGEKPY; encoded by the exons ATGGCGACTACAACAACATCAACCCAAACCATACTCTTCGCAATTGCCATTCTCTTGGTCGCCATCCAAGCCGTTCATGCAGACTATTACCGTCCCCGGTTACCTACAGTCCCGAGCCCTCCTTCCTACGTTGCAAAACCCAAGCCGCTCCCAACTCCCAGCCCCAAACCTATCCTCTATCATCCTCCTCCCACCTACCAACCACCCACGGGCTCGTTCGAACAACAATTTCTTGATCCACATAATACTGTCCGAAGCGGCCTAG GTCTGCCTCCACTGGTGTGGGACGGAAAGATCGCGAGCTACGCAGCATGGTGGGCTAACCAGAGGCGTTATGACTGCTCCCTAACCCACTCCACCGGTCCATACGGTGAGAACTTGTTCTGGGGAAGTGGCTCAGACTTTACACCGACTTTTGCTGTGGAGTCATGGACCGTAGAGGCTCAGTCCTACAACCACATGACTAACTCGTGTGAAGGGAGCGGTATGTGTGGTCACTACACTCAGATCGTGTGGCGTGAAACCAGGCTCCTAGGTTGCGCTCGAGTTGTCTGCGAGAATGGCGCAGGAGTTTTCATCACTTGCAATTACGACCCTCCGGGTAACTACGTTGGAGAGAAGCCTTACTAA
- the LOC104722382 gene encoding pathogenesis-related protein PR-1-like gives MNSSCLRVILLLGAINAVVSLSITRSSSTITRSSTITKFSSLGHVFQICKGLCPGCDHDSLQFLFRHNLVRAARFEPPLMWDSRLQNYAQGWANQRRGDCALRHSFSNGEFNLGENIYWGSGANWSPADAVVAWASEKRFYHYGSNTCDPGQMCGHYTQIVWKNTRRVGCARVVCNNGGIFMTCNYDPPGNYIGQKPY, from the coding sequence atgAACTCATCCTGTTTACGAGTTATATTACTCTTAGGTGCCATTAATGCCGTCGTTTCTTTATCAATAACCAGATCTTCATCAACAATAACTAGATCTTCAACGATTACCAAATTTTCATCACTTGGTCATGTGTTCCAAATCTGCAAGGGATTGTGTCCGGGATGTGACCACGACTCCTTGCAGTTCTTATTCCGACACAACCTGGTCCGTGCCGCCAGATTCGAACCTCCTTTGATGTGGGACAGCAGGCTCCAGAACTACGCTCAAGGGTGGGCTAATCAACGAAGGGGGGATTGTGCTCTGAGACACTCTTTTTCCAACGGAGAGTTTAATCTTGGTGAGAACATCTACTGGGGATCCGGCGCCAACTGGTCTCCGGCCGACGCAGTGGTTGCTTGGGCCAGCGAGAAGAGGTTTTATCATTACGGCTCCAACACGTGCGACCCTGGTCAGATGTGTGGCCATTACACACAGATCGTGTGGAAGAACACGAGGAGGGTCGGGTGCGCACGTGTGGTATGCAACAATGGTGGAATCTTCATGACTTGTAACTATGATCCTCCCGGTAACTACATTGGCCAGAAACCCTACTAA